A section of the Oncorhynchus tshawytscha isolate Ot180627B linkage group LG09, Otsh_v2.0, whole genome shotgun sequence genome encodes:
- the LOC112258542 gene encoding coatomer subunit zeta-1 isoform X2, with amino-acid sequence MTAQTCPRQHQRTTMEIASLEPSLYTVKAVFILDNDGNRLLSKYYDKELYPSMKEQKNFEKNVFNKTHKADNEIAFVEGMTIVYKCSIDLFFYVVGSSQENELMLMAVLNCLFESLGQILRKNVERRCLLDNMDGVFLVVDEIIDGGVILESDPQQVIQKVNYRADENPLSEQSVAQHITDKLAMTSNIMQSAKEQIKWSILK; translated from the exons ATGACAGCTCAAACCTGTCCACGTCAACACCAGAGAACCACTATGGAGATCGCGTCTCTG GAACCCTCACTTTACACAGTGAAAGCGGTCTTCATTTTGGATAACGATGGCAATAGACTTCTATCAAAG TACTACGACAAAGAGCTCTACCCCTCCATGAAGGAGCAGAAGAACTTTGAAAAGAACGTTTTCAACAAGACACACAAAGCTGACA ATGAGATTGCCTTTGTGGAGGGGATGACGATCGTGTATAAGTGCAGCATTGACCTGTTCTTCTACGTGGTGGGCAGTTCACAGGAGAATGAG cTCATGCTCATGGCTGTACTGAACTGTCTGTTTGAGTCCCTCGGTCAAATCCTAAG GAAAAATGTGGAGAGAAGGTGTCTATTGGACAACATGGACGGAGTCTTCTTAGTAGTGGATGAAATTATCGACGGGGG GGTGATCTTGGAAAGCGACCCTCAACAGGTCATCCAGAAGGTCAATTACAGG GCGGATGAGAACCCACTGTCAGAGCAGAGCGTGGCTCAG CACATTACGGACAAATTGGCTATGACCTCCAAT ATAATGCAGTCTGCCAAAGAACAAATAAAGTGGTCAATACTCAAATGA
- the LOC112258542 gene encoding coatomer subunit zeta-1 isoform X5 translates to MTAQTCPRQHQRTTMEIASLEPSLYTVKAVFILDNDGNRLLSKYYDKELYPSMKEQKNFEKNVFNKTHKADNEIAFVEGMTIVYKCSIDLFFYVVGSSQENELMLMAVLNCLFESLGQILRKNVERRCLLDNMDGVFLVVDEIIDGGVILESDPQQVIQKVNYRADENPLSEQSVAQIMQSAKEQIKWSILK, encoded by the exons ATGACAGCTCAAACCTGTCCACGTCAACACCAGAGAACCACTATGGAGATCGCGTCTCTG GAACCCTCACTTTACACAGTGAAAGCGGTCTTCATTTTGGATAACGATGGCAATAGACTTCTATCAAAG TACTACGACAAAGAGCTCTACCCCTCCATGAAGGAGCAGAAGAACTTTGAAAAGAACGTTTTCAACAAGACACACAAAGCTGACA ATGAGATTGCCTTTGTGGAGGGGATGACGATCGTGTATAAGTGCAGCATTGACCTGTTCTTCTACGTGGTGGGCAGTTCACAGGAGAATGAG cTCATGCTCATGGCTGTACTGAACTGTCTGTTTGAGTCCCTCGGTCAAATCCTAAG GAAAAATGTGGAGAGAAGGTGTCTATTGGACAACATGGACGGAGTCTTCTTAGTAGTGGATGAAATTATCGACGGGGG GGTGATCTTGGAAAGCGACCCTCAACAGGTCATCCAGAAGGTCAATTACAGG GCGGATGAGAACCCACTGTCAGAGCAGAGCGTGGCTCAG ATAATGCAGTCTGCCAAAGAACAAATAAAGTGGTCAATACTCAAATGA
- the LOC112258542 gene encoding coatomer subunit zeta-1 isoform X4: MTAQTCPRQHQRTTMEIASLEPSLYTVKAVFILDNDGNRLLSKYYDKELYPSMKEQKNFEKNVFNKTHKADTDEIAFVEGMTIVYKCSIDLFFYVVGSSQENELMLMAVLNCLFESLGQILRKNVERRCLLDNMDGVFLVVDEIIDGGVILESDPQQVIQKVNYRADENPLSEQSVAQIMQSAKEQIKWSILK, encoded by the exons ATGACAGCTCAAACCTGTCCACGTCAACACCAGAGAACCACTATGGAGATCGCGTCTCTG GAACCCTCACTTTACACAGTGAAAGCGGTCTTCATTTTGGATAACGATGGCAATAGACTTCTATCAAAG TACTACGACAAAGAGCTCTACCCCTCCATGAAGGAGCAGAAGAACTTTGAAAAGAACGTTTTCAACAAGACACACAAAGCTGACA CAGATGAGATTGCCTTTGTGGAGGGGATGACGATCGTGTATAAGTGCAGCATTGACCTGTTCTTCTACGTGGTGGGCAGTTCACAGGAGAATGAG cTCATGCTCATGGCTGTACTGAACTGTCTGTTTGAGTCCCTCGGTCAAATCCTAAG GAAAAATGTGGAGAGAAGGTGTCTATTGGACAACATGGACGGAGTCTTCTTAGTAGTGGATGAAATTATCGACGGGGG GGTGATCTTGGAAAGCGACCCTCAACAGGTCATCCAGAAGGTCAATTACAGG GCGGATGAGAACCCACTGTCAGAGCAGAGCGTGGCTCAG ATAATGCAGTCTGCCAAAGAACAAATAAAGTGGTCAATACTCAAATGA
- the LOC112258542 gene encoding coatomer subunit zeta-1 isoform X1 has translation MTAQTCPRQHQRTTMEIASLEPSLYTVKAVFILDNDGNRLLSKYYDKELYPSMKEQKNFEKNVFNKTHKADTDEIAFVEGMTIVYKCSIDLFFYVVGSSQENELMLMAVLNCLFESLGQILRKNVERRCLLDNMDGVFLVVDEIIDGGVILESDPQQVIQKVNYRADENPLSEQSVAQHITDKLAMTSNIMQSAKEQIKWSILK, from the exons ATGACAGCTCAAACCTGTCCACGTCAACACCAGAGAACCACTATGGAGATCGCGTCTCTG GAACCCTCACTTTACACAGTGAAAGCGGTCTTCATTTTGGATAACGATGGCAATAGACTTCTATCAAAG TACTACGACAAAGAGCTCTACCCCTCCATGAAGGAGCAGAAGAACTTTGAAAAGAACGTTTTCAACAAGACACACAAAGCTGACA CAGATGAGATTGCCTTTGTGGAGGGGATGACGATCGTGTATAAGTGCAGCATTGACCTGTTCTTCTACGTGGTGGGCAGTTCACAGGAGAATGAG cTCATGCTCATGGCTGTACTGAACTGTCTGTTTGAGTCCCTCGGTCAAATCCTAAG GAAAAATGTGGAGAGAAGGTGTCTATTGGACAACATGGACGGAGTCTTCTTAGTAGTGGATGAAATTATCGACGGGGG GGTGATCTTGGAAAGCGACCCTCAACAGGTCATCCAGAAGGTCAATTACAGG GCGGATGAGAACCCACTGTCAGAGCAGAGCGTGGCTCAG CACATTACGGACAAATTGGCTATGACCTCCAAT ATAATGCAGTCTGCCAAAGAACAAATAAAGTGGTCAATACTCAAATGA
- the LOC112258542 gene encoding coatomer subunit zeta-1 isoform X3 encodes MTAQTCPRQHQRTTMEIASLEPSLYTVKAVFILDNDGNRLLSKYYDKELYPSMKEQKNFEKNVFNKTHKADTDEIAFVEGMTIVYKCSIDLFFYVVGSSQENELMLMAVLNCLFESLGQILRKNVERRCLLDNMDGVFLVVDEIIDGGVILESDPQQVIQKVNYRLDGSEQAYGFDLFDYIVGNIDGQTDRSQCA; translated from the exons ATGACAGCTCAAACCTGTCCACGTCAACACCAGAGAACCACTATGGAGATCGCGTCTCTG GAACCCTCACTTTACACAGTGAAAGCGGTCTTCATTTTGGATAACGATGGCAATAGACTTCTATCAAAG TACTACGACAAAGAGCTCTACCCCTCCATGAAGGAGCAGAAGAACTTTGAAAAGAACGTTTTCAACAAGACACACAAAGCTGACA CAGATGAGATTGCCTTTGTGGAGGGGATGACGATCGTGTATAAGTGCAGCATTGACCTGTTCTTCTACGTGGTGGGCAGTTCACAGGAGAATGAG cTCATGCTCATGGCTGTACTGAACTGTCTGTTTGAGTCCCTCGGTCAAATCCTAAG GAAAAATGTGGAGAGAAGGTGTCTATTGGACAACATGGACGGAGTCTTCTTAGTAGTGGATGAAATTATCGACGGGGG GGTGATCTTGGAAAGCGACCCTCAACAGGTCATCCAGAAGGTCAATTACAGG CTGGATGGTTCAGAGCAAGCCTACGGCTTCGACCTCTTTGATTACATCGTTGGTAACATtgatggacagacggacagaaGCCAGTGTGCATAG